The Arachis duranensis cultivar V14167 chromosome 2, aradu.V14167.gnm2.J7QH, whole genome shotgun sequence genome has a window encoding:
- the LOC107473327 gene encoding F-box protein PP2-A13 — protein MGSNLSSCVCDDGDGGPLKPRLGDIPESCVALVLMYLDPLDICKLARLNRAFRGASLADFIWESKLPLNYRFIMEKALEDDDDDAFSMEDLGKRDVYARLCKPSLFDNGTKEIWLDKKTGGVCLAISSKALRITGIDDRRYWSHISTEESRFHTIAYLHQIWWLEVEGDIEFRFPPGSYNVFFRLMLGKSSKRLGRRVCNSEHIHGWDIKPVKFQLTTSGGHVVSQSHLDNQGHWILYHAGTFVSKDSNDLMKIKFSLTQIDCTHTKGGLCVDSVFICNSGVGKGVDCFCR, from the exons ATGGGTTCTAATTTGTCATCGTGTGTTTgtgatgatggtgatggtggTCCCTTGAAGCCAAGACTTGGGGACATACCAGAGAGTTGTGTGGCATTGGTGTTAATGTATTTGGACCCTCTTGATATATGCAAGCTTGCACGGTTGAATAGAGCGTTTCGTGGTGCTTCGTTGGCAGATTTCATATGGGAATCTAAGTTGCCTTTGAATTATAGGTTCATCATGGAGAAGGCTttggaagatgatgatgatgatgcttttTCAATGGAGGATTTGGGGAAGAGGGATGTGTATGCAAGACTCTGCAAGCCTAGTTTGTTTGACAATGGAACAAAG GAAATTTGGCTAGATAAGAAAACCGGTGGAGTTTGTTTGGCAATTTCTTCCAAAGCATTGAGGATTACAGGAATAGATGATCGGAGATATTGGAGTCACATTTCTACAGAGGAGTCAAG ATTCCATACAATTGCATATCTTCATCAAATTTGGTGGCTTGAAGTGGAAGGAGATATTGAATTCCGATTTCCACCCGGGTCATACAATGTGTTCTTCAGGCTTATGCTCGGCAAGTCATCCAAGAGGCTCGGCCGTCGAGTTTGTAACTCCGAGCACATCCATGGTTGGGACATCAAACCTGTAAAATTCCAGCTAACAACTTCCGGTGGCCACGTGGTGTCGCAAAGCCATTTGGATAATCAAGGTCATTGGATCCTCTACCATGCCGGAACCTTTGTTTCTAAGGATTCCAATGACTTGATGAAGATCAAATTTTCATTGACTCAGATTGATTGCACTCACACAAAAGGTGGGTTGTGTGTAGATTCTGTGTTTATATGCAATAGTGGAGTAGGAAAGGGTGTAGATTGTTTTTGTAGATAG